From Lawsonia intracellularis PHE/MN1-00, the proteins below share one genomic window:
- a CDS encoding phosphatidate cytidylyltransferase, which translates to MNQEKNFPRIITGGLLLLLLFTMLILSGVYIFLLTLLFTLLAMWEFYAMFWHGDEGIGGRLISLLMGGIILTTGWLSQEALLPIIGISFIFITVYTLITSSHSTALYFKQVGILLFGIFYIPILLVPILWCTPLEQFFLICIVAISDSAAYFVGLTYGNHKIWPKISPRKSIEGSAAGLIACIIISSILGVITGKANILSFIILTSILGIVAQLGDFFESALKRATHLKDSGTILPGHGGILDRSDSLLFVIPTYALLKSFIVYF; encoded by the coding sequence ATGAATCAAGAAAAAAACTTTCCAAGGATCATTACTGGCGGTCTTCTTTTACTTCTCCTATTTACTATGCTTATCTTATCAGGAGTTTATATTTTTTTACTAACACTTCTATTTACACTCCTTGCAATGTGGGAATTCTATGCCATGTTTTGGCATGGAGATGAAGGCATAGGAGGACGTTTGATCTCCCTTCTTATGGGAGGAATCATTCTCACAACAGGATGGCTTAGCCAGGAAGCATTACTTCCTATCATTGGTATTTCTTTTATTTTTATTACAGTTTACACTCTTATCACTAGTTCACATAGTACTGCTCTTTATTTCAAACAAGTTGGTATTCTTCTTTTTGGTATTTTCTATATACCTATCCTTCTTGTTCCTATTCTTTGGTGTACACCTTTGGAACAATTCTTTCTTATTTGTATTGTAGCTATTTCTGATAGTGCAGCTTACTTTGTTGGTCTTACTTATGGTAACCATAAAATTTGGCCTAAAATTAGCCCCCGAAAAAGTATTGAAGGAAGCGCAGCAGGTCTTATTGCATGCATTATTATATCAAGTATATTAGGAGTTATTACAGGTAAAGCAAATATACTTTCATTTATTATTCTCACTTCTATACTTGGGATTGTAGCACAACTTGGTGACTTTTTTGAATCAGCCCTCAAACGTGCTACACATCTTAAAGATTCAGGTACAATTCTACCTGGGCATGGTGGTATTCTTGATCGTTCAGATAGTTTATTATTTGTCATACCAACATATGCACTTTTAAAAAGTTTTATTGTCTACTTTTGA
- a CDS encoding proline--tRNA ligase has product MRWSQCYIPTLKEAPGDAELLSHKLLIRAGMIRKLTSGIYTWLPLGLKTLNKAISIIRSEMNRIGAEEILMPMVQPADLWKESGRWDQYGKELLRIKDRHDREYCLGPTHEEVVTHLLRGEVRSYRQLPINVYQIQTKFRDEIRPRFGLMRAREFLMKDAYSFDQDNEGADISYHTMFDAYKAIFTCMALDFRAVEADSGSIGGNFSHEFMVIADSGEDTIAFCRKCDWAANIEHAATLPPQTKALTLEKSMEEVVTPGQHTIKAVSTFLTIPEQQIIKTILYTIDNKPVAVLVRGDREVNEVKVKNMLDATVITMATPEQVHQWTGAPVGFAGPVGFTAGPIIADHELMVYNDWVVGANKPDKHILHVDLARDVQNITFADIRLITDADGCPSCGREIALTKGIEVGHVFKLGTKYSKSMNAFFLDENGEEQLMVMGCYGIGVSRVIAACIEQNNDKYGIIFPPPLAPFEIMLINLDPRDESVVMKASEIYQFFLSEGIEVFLDDREERPGIKFNDADLLGFPIQVIIGAKSLANGIIEVKNRKTGEKSSFSLERFFTDFYSWRDTVYVTWGLS; this is encoded by the coding sequence ATGCGTTGGTCGCAGTGTTATATCCCTACATTAAAAGAAGCACCTGGTGATGCTGAATTGCTTAGTCATAAATTATTAATCCGTGCTGGAATGATTCGTAAACTTACTTCAGGTATTTATACATGGTTACCATTGGGGCTAAAGACGCTTAATAAAGCGATATCTATTATAAGAAGTGAGATGAATAGAATAGGTGCGGAAGAAATTTTAATGCCTATGGTTCAACCTGCTGACTTATGGAAAGAGTCAGGCCGTTGGGATCAATATGGAAAAGAACTTCTTAGGATTAAAGATAGGCATGATCGAGAGTATTGTCTTGGACCTACACATGAAGAAGTTGTAACACATTTACTTAGAGGAGAAGTTCGTTCTTATCGTCAACTTCCAATTAATGTTTATCAAATTCAGACAAAGTTTCGTGATGAAATTCGACCACGTTTTGGCCTTATGAGGGCTCGTGAATTTCTCATGAAAGATGCATATTCTTTTGATCAAGATAATGAAGGAGCTGATATCAGTTATCATACAATGTTTGATGCTTATAAAGCTATTTTTACATGTATGGCATTAGATTTTAGAGCAGTAGAGGCAGATTCAGGTTCCATAGGAGGAAATTTTTCTCATGAATTTATGGTAATAGCAGATTCAGGAGAAGATACTATCGCCTTTTGTAGAAAATGTGATTGGGCAGCAAATATTGAACATGCAGCAACTTTACCTCCTCAAACTAAGGCTTTAACTTTAGAGAAGAGCATGGAAGAGGTTGTTACACCTGGTCAACATACAATTAAAGCGGTAAGCACATTTCTTACTATTCCTGAGCAACAAATTATCAAGACAATTTTATACACAATAGATAATAAGCCTGTAGCAGTATTAGTAAGAGGTGATAGAGAGGTTAATGAAGTCAAAGTTAAAAATATGCTGGATGCTACAGTAATAACTATGGCAACTCCTGAACAAGTTCATCAGTGGACAGGAGCTCCTGTAGGATTTGCTGGACCTGTAGGATTTACTGCTGGACCTATTATCGCAGATCATGAATTAATGGTTTATAATGATTGGGTTGTAGGAGCTAATAAACCCGATAAACATATTCTTCATGTTGACTTAGCTAGAGATGTCCAGAATATTACTTTTGCTGATATACGACTTATTACAGATGCAGATGGTTGTCCTTCATGTGGTAGAGAAATTGCTCTTACAAAAGGAATTGAAGTAGGTCATGTTTTTAAGCTTGGAACAAAATATTCTAAATCAATGAATGCTTTTTTTCTTGATGAAAATGGAGAAGAGCAACTTATGGTTATGGGATGTTATGGGATAGGCGTATCTCGTGTTATTGCTGCATGTATAGAACAAAATAACGATAAGTATGGTATTATATTTCCTCCTCCATTAGCACCATTTGAAATTATGTTGATCAATCTTGATCCTAGAGATGAATCAGTGGTTATGAAAGCATCAGAAATATATCAATTTTTTTTATCAGAAGGGATAGAGGTTTTTTTAGATGATCGTGAAGAACGGCCTGGAATAAAGTTTAATGATGCTGATCTGTTAGGTTTTCCAATACAAGTTATTATTGGAGCTAAAAGTCTTGCAAATGGTATTATAGAAGTAAAAAATAGAAAAACAGGCGAGAAGTCTTCATTTTCTTTAGAAAGATTTTTTACAGACTTTTACTCTTGGCGTGATACTGTCTATGTAACTTGGGGACTATCTTAA
- a CDS encoding DNA cytosine methyltransferase — translation MNLKVLSLFSGCGGLDLGVEGGFLVHKECIHATSDTPWICLPKNRFNVIFANDIMAQSNVVWSSNFTGTFQLKSIADLLNENFQFPKANLVIGGFPCQDFSVAGKREGLKTQRGSLYHCMTEVIQQVSPEAFIAENVYGLFYIPGVREKITSDFEQIGYTVFSFLLFSNEYGVPQIRRRVFFIGLKTEALKRKVSINEIIPPKTHQKFVSVGTIFKDLQEPEYTLDKEQQIYSKSKFYGSQWEGNREVDLSLPSPTLRASGPEFRRLSKEHGGKHLDELKDGKIERRLTVREYARIQTFPDDFILMFNKNNEEIISMTSAYRLIGNAVPPLLAYHVSKRLDELWFDIF, via the coding sequence ATGAATTTGAAAGTATTATCTTTATTCAGTGGTTGTGGTGGGTTAGATTTAGGTGTAGAAGGTGGATTTTTAGTACATAAAGAATGCATTCATGCTACTAGTGATACTCCATGGATTTGTTTACCTAAAAATAGATTTAATGTCATTTTTGCTAATGATATTATGGCACAAAGTAATGTTGTCTGGTCTTCAAATTTCACAGGTACATTTCAACTAAAATCAATAGCAGACTTATTGAACGAAAATTTTCAATTTCCTAAAGCAAATCTTGTGATTGGAGGCTTTCCCTGTCAAGATTTTTCTGTTGCAGGAAAAAGAGAAGGATTAAAAACTCAAAGAGGCTCTTTATACCACTGTATGACTGAAGTCATACAACAAGTTTCTCCAGAAGCATTCATTGCTGAAAATGTATATGGTTTATTTTATATTCCTGGTGTACGTGAAAAAATTACATCTGACTTTGAACAAATTGGATACACCGTCTTTTCTTTCCTTTTATTTTCAAATGAGTATGGAGTACCACAAATAAGAAGACGAGTATTTTTTATTGGTCTCAAAACTGAAGCTCTTAAAAGAAAAGTTTCTATTAATGAGATTATTCCTCCTAAAACTCATCAAAAATTTGTTTCAGTGGGAACAATTTTTAAAGATCTTCAAGAACCAGAATATACTTTGGATAAAGAACAACAAATTTACTCAAAAAGCAAATTCTATGGCTCTCAATGGGAAGGAAATAGAGAGGTTGATTTATCTTTGCCTTCACCAACGCTACGAGCTAGTGGCCCAGAATTCAGAAGATTATCTAAGGAACATGGTGGGAAACATTTAGATGAATTAAAAGATGGAAAAATTGAACGACGGTTAACTGTTAGAGAATATGCAAGAATCCAAACATTTCCTGATGACTTCATTCTTATGTTTAATAAAAATAACGAAGAAATAATTTCAATGACATCTGCCTATAGACTTATTGGAAATGCTGTTCCACCATTACTTGCATACCATGTAAGCAAAAGACTAGATGAGCTCTGGTTTGATATTTTTTAA
- a CDS encoding rod shape-determining protein, which yields MAKILDFILGAFSNDLAIDLGTANTCVYVKGQGIVLREPSVVAVKKEHRGNNKVLAVGQDAKRMLGRTPGNIEAIRPMKDGVIADFEVTEAMLRHFISKVHNSRRLVRPRIMICVPTGITQVEKRAVKESAQSAGAREVYLIEEPMAAAIGAHLPIQEPTSNMVVDIGGGTTEVAVISLSGIVYSRSVRVGGDKMDEAIMAHVKRKYNLLIGESSAEEIKIKIGSAHPMDPEQQIEVRGRDLVTGIPQNIIITSEEVRKAISGQVDSIIQAVRIALEQTPPELAADIVDRGIVLTGGGALLKGLDQRLREETSLPITVVEDPLSTVVVGTGLALDSISFLREVCID from the coding sequence ATGGCAAAAATATTGGATTTTATTCTAGGAGCATTCTCCAACGATCTCGCCATCGACCTTGGTACAGCTAATACATGTGTTTATGTAAAAGGGCAAGGGATAGTCCTTCGTGAACCATCTGTTGTTGCAGTTAAAAAGGAACACCGTGGTAACAACAAAGTTCTTGCTGTAGGTCAAGATGCAAAAAGAATGCTTGGACGTACTCCAGGTAATATTGAAGCTATTCGACCTATGAAAGATGGAGTTATTGCTGACTTTGAAGTAACAGAAGCTATGTTACGACACTTTATCTCAAAGGTACATAACTCTCGCCGACTTGTACGTCCTAGAATTATGATCTGTGTACCTACTGGAATAACTCAAGTAGAAAAGCGTGCTGTAAAAGAATCTGCTCAAAGTGCAGGAGCACGTGAGGTCTACCTTATTGAAGAACCTATGGCTGCTGCTATAGGTGCTCATCTTCCTATTCAAGAACCAACTTCAAATATGGTTGTAGATATTGGAGGTGGAACAACAGAAGTAGCTGTTATTTCACTCTCAGGGATTGTCTATTCACGTTCTGTTCGAGTTGGTGGCGATAAAATGGATGAAGCTATTATGGCCCATGTAAAAAGAAAATATAACCTATTAATAGGTGAATCTTCTGCTGAAGAGATTAAAATTAAAATAGGTTCTGCACACCCTATGGATCCTGAACAACAAATAGAGGTAAGAGGACGAGATCTTGTCACAGGTATCCCACAAAATATTATAATTACGTCTGAAGAAGTCCGTAAAGCTATTTCAGGTCAGGTTGATAGTATAATTCAAGCAGTACGTATTGCTCTTGAACAAACACCTCCTGAACTTGCAGCAGATATTGTAGATAGAGGGATTGTCCTTACAGGAGGAGGAGCTCTATTAAAAGGTTTAGACCAACGGCTACGTGAAGAAACATCACTTCCTATAACTGTTGTTGAAGATCCACTCTCTACTGTTGTTGTAGGTACAGGACTTGCTTTAGATAGTATTAGTTTCTTACGAGAAGTTTGTATTGACTAA
- a CDS encoding TIGR01212 family radical SAM protein (This family includes YhcC from E. coli K-12, an uncharacterized radical SAM protein.) gives MNTWNNLAMHFRRRLGCRGQKIPLDVGSSCPNRERSNSNIGCVFCNVSGSGSGLGLSGMSITEQWNYWHKHFSISNQYIRFIAYLQSFSNTYGPLSKFSSILAQIKGLQDVAGISVGTRPDCLTNKKLSLIVEMPYLEKWVEFGVQSLHDETLIKIKRGHSSKCSEQAIIQAANAGLQVCAHVMFGLPGETPTHMLQTIDRLNSLPIHGIKFHNVYVCKNTILEKEFNAGNYYPLTEADYSDLVVESLYRLRPDIVIHRVVADPLPEELVAPEWARYKSAVVRGIEKRFRARRSTHNI, from the coding sequence ATGAACACATGGAATAATCTTGCAATGCATTTTCGTCGGCGACTTGGATGTCGTGGTCAGAAAATTCCTTTAGATGTTGGAAGTTCTTGTCCAAATAGAGAGCGTTCAAATTCCAACATTGGATGTGTGTTCTGTAATGTGTCTGGCTCAGGATCCGGCCTTGGTTTATCCGGTATGTCTATAACTGAACAATGGAACTATTGGCACAAACACTTTTCTATTTCCAATCAATATATACGTTTTATAGCCTACCTACAATCTTTTTCCAATACCTACGGACCATTAAGTAAATTTTCTTCTATCTTAGCTCAAATTAAGGGTTTACAGGATGTTGCAGGTATTTCTGTAGGTACTAGACCTGATTGTTTAACAAATAAAAAATTATCTTTAATTGTAGAAATGCCTTATTTAGAAAAATGGGTAGAATTTGGTGTTCAAAGTCTTCATGATGAAACACTTATAAAGATTAAACGTGGACATTCTTCTAAATGCTCAGAACAAGCTATTATTCAAGCTGCAAATGCAGGCCTTCAAGTTTGTGCACATGTTATGTTTGGTCTTCCTGGAGAAACCCCTACCCATATGTTGCAAACAATAGATAGACTAAATAGTTTACCTATTCATGGAATCAAATTCCATAATGTTTATGTTTGTAAAAATACTATACTTGAAAAAGAGTTCAATGCAGGTAACTATTATCCATTAACTGAAGCAGACTATTCTGATCTTGTTGTTGAATCATTATATAGGTTACGTCCAGATATTGTGATTCATAGAGTCGTAGCTGACCCTCTTCCAGAAGAGCTTGTAGCACCAGAATGGGCACGATACAAAAGTGCTGTTGTCCGTGGTATTGAAAAACGTTTTCGAGCTCGACGTTCAACTCACAATATTTAA
- the mreC gene encoding rod shape-determining protein MreC, with product MPPKRLLLISALILLIYLGGYSWNQRTHFLDTIVTNVGLETSGYVIKSVLFVQDAILDAWKKYVDLVNVREENDNLKKELSKTKRELFLASEERAELDRLRDLLKISPPIGWTIQGTRVLAGRMGSNAALATIVIDRGYLTGAIPGTPVITQDGIVGRVFRAGPTTSTVLLLIDPGSRIAVVSQKNRVQGILVGSGAMSPLEVRFVSRNRSIEPGELLVTSGLDEAFPKGIPVAKISKVTDSDMSPFQTVEATPLVPILNIEELLLLQQPVYHNQNFSSIDDVQQTESVSVLK from the coding sequence ATGCCCCCTAAGCGTTTATTGCTCATTTCTGCCTTAATTCTGCTTATTTATTTAGGAGGCTACAGTTGGAACCAGCGTACGCACTTCCTAGATACAATAGTAACTAATGTAGGATTAGAAACTTCAGGGTATGTCATTAAGTCTGTTTTGTTTGTACAAGATGCTATTTTAGATGCTTGGAAAAAATATGTAGATCTTGTCAATGTTCGTGAAGAAAATGACAACTTAAAAAAAGAACTTTCTAAAACAAAAAGAGAGCTATTCCTTGCATCAGAGGAGCGAGCAGAACTGGATAGACTCCGTGACCTACTGAAGATTTCTCCTCCTATAGGTTGGACTATACAAGGAACTCGTGTTCTTGCTGGAAGAATGGGCTCCAATGCTGCTCTTGCCACCATAGTCATTGATCGTGGATATCTTACAGGGGCGATACCAGGAACACCTGTAATAACACAAGACGGTATAGTTGGACGTGTATTTCGTGCTGGACCAACGACTTCAACTGTACTCCTTCTTATAGATCCAGGAAGTCGTATTGCTGTTGTAAGTCAAAAAAATAGAGTACAAGGTATTCTTGTCGGCTCTGGAGCAATGTCACCTTTAGAGGTACGTTTTGTTTCACGAAATAGATCTATAGAGCCTGGAGAACTTCTTGTCACTTCAGGCCTAGATGAAGCTTTTCCAAAAGGTATCCCTGTTGCCAAAATATCAAAAGTAACTGACTCAGATATGTCTCCATTTCAAACAGTTGAAGCAACACCTCTAGTGCCTATCCTAAATATTGAAGAATTACTCCTTCTTCAACAACCAGTATACCATAACCAAAACTTTTCCTCTATTGATGATGTACAACAAACTGAAAGTGTGAGTGTGCTAAAATGA
- the tsaB gene encoding tRNA (adenosine(37)-N6)-threonylcarbamoyltransferase complex dimerization subunit type 1 TsaB: MRDLTLTLGISEQHLHIVFIKDEEIQYIKERSITSNGTEILGPLIIESLEKAQFSLQQISRIACIAGPGSFTGLRLALTTAIAMRRALSIPLATLNYLHVIAASAWALPELQNISLLPSLLRVITYARQKLLYIQDFLVTKTFPMPIAKPRISSIEASIQTKDPILFMGSGIQYNYSFFAEHALINPNILLFQKKISISPYALLQLVKNIPHEEWKHNDPEPLYLRHCDAVDNLSSISLKQGKNPEDACSTFKKIVTQPPLLVT, from the coding sequence ATGAGAGATTTAACTCTCACTTTAGGAATTTCAGAACAACATCTTCATATAGTTTTTATTAAAGATGAAGAAATACAATATATAAAAGAACGTTCTATAACATCTAATGGGACTGAGATATTAGGACCTCTCATCATAGAGTCACTGGAAAAAGCACAGTTTTCTCTACAACAAATTTCTCGAATTGCTTGTATTGCTGGACCAGGAAGTTTTACTGGTTTAAGACTTGCTCTAACCACTGCTATTGCTATGAGACGTGCTTTGTCTATTCCATTAGCAACACTGAATTATCTACATGTGATTGCAGCTAGCGCATGGGCACTCCCAGAGCTGCAGAACATCTCATTACTTCCTAGTTTACTTAGAGTCATTACTTATGCACGTCAAAAGCTTTTATATATACAAGATTTTTTAGTAACTAAAACTTTTCCTATGCCAATAGCAAAGCCACGAATATCTTCTATAGAAGCATCCATTCAAACAAAAGACCCTATACTTTTTATGGGCTCAGGGATACAATACAACTACTCGTTTTTTGCAGAACATGCTCTTATTAATCCAAATATACTATTATTTCAAAAAAAAATCTCCATTTCTCCATATGCATTACTTCAACTAGTAAAAAACATTCCTCATGAAGAATGGAAACATAATGATCCTGAACCACTATATCTTCGGCACTGTGATGCTGTAGACAATTTATCTTCTATTAGTTTAAAACAAGGTAAAAACCCTGAAGATGCTTGTTCAACATTTAAAAAAATTGTTACTCAACCACCTCTATTAGTTACATAA
- the rseP gene encoding RIP metalloprotease RseP — MDFLQTFVSQWNNALAVVVVLGALIFFHELGHFMMARILGIGVKTFSLGFGPKIFTIGKRKTKYSLSLIPLGGYVSLAGEEDEDENKKIEQSSQITDELFLPTEKFSNRPPWHRLLVVLAGPVANILLAFFIYWGVSWVQGSTFLLPIIGTITENSPAEHAGLLPGDIITRVDGMPVSQWDQVAEYIAESQGNEVTITLSRDDKLLEFRLTPEEKSRTNLFGEKKPAWLIGISAQGDIETRPLSFLAASVTGLKKTWFSISFTCESLLKLFQKVVPLDSIGGPILIAQLVGQQANAGIIPLLLLTALISINLGVLNLLPIPILDGGHVVFLLLEMIFQRPISPFIKTVSMRIGIVLLLSLMVFATWNDIMRLVS, encoded by the coding sequence ATGGATTTTTTACAAACTTTTGTTTCACAATGGAATAATGCCCTTGCGGTAGTTGTTGTACTTGGTGCCTTAATTTTCTTCCATGAACTTGGACACTTTATGATGGCACGGATATTAGGTATTGGAGTTAAAACATTTTCTTTAGGATTTGGACCAAAAATTTTCACTATAGGAAAAAGAAAAACAAAATACAGCTTATCACTTATTCCTCTTGGAGGATATGTATCTTTAGCAGGAGAAGAAGATGAAGATGAAAATAAAAAAATAGAACAATCATCACAAATAACAGATGAATTATTTTTGCCTACAGAAAAATTTTCTAATCGTCCCCCATGGCACCGATTACTTGTTGTTCTTGCAGGACCTGTTGCAAACATACTCCTTGCTTTTTTCATTTATTGGGGTGTATCATGGGTACAAGGTAGTACATTTCTACTCCCTATTATTGGGACAATCACAGAAAATAGTCCTGCAGAACATGCAGGACTTCTTCCAGGAGATATTATTACACGTGTAGATGGGATGCCTGTTTCCCAATGGGATCAGGTTGCTGAATATATTGCTGAAAGCCAAGGAAATGAAGTTACTATAACGCTTTCTCGAGATGATAAACTCCTTGAGTTTCGCTTAACACCTGAAGAAAAATCACGTACAAATCTCTTTGGAGAAAAAAAGCCTGCATGGTTAATTGGTATCAGTGCACAAGGAGATATAGAAACACGTCCACTATCCTTTCTTGCTGCTTCGGTTACTGGTTTAAAAAAAACATGGTTTTCTATTAGTTTTACATGTGAAAGTCTTTTAAAATTGTTCCAGAAAGTTGTTCCATTGGACAGCATTGGTGGACCTATTCTTATTGCTCAACTAGTAGGTCAACAAGCAAATGCTGGTATCATACCTTTACTCCTCTTAACAGCACTTATAAGTATTAATCTTGGGGTACTTAACTTACTACCAATACCTATCCTTGATGGAGGACATGTTGTATTCCTTCTGTTAGAGATGATATTCCAGCGTCCTATTAGTCCCTTCATCAAAACTGTATCTATGCGTATTGGTATTGTTCTTCTTCTTAGCCTTATGGTCTTTGCCACTTGGAATGATATTATGAGGCTCGTTTCATGA
- the dxr gene encoding 1-deoxy-D-xylulose-5-phosphate reductoisomerase has product MFTYITSLPSPEWEKSFPRTISILGSTGSIGTNALDVIKSHKELFHIVALGGGKNVQLLAKQAIQWKPDYLAVQDETSKEALIPLLPINYKPSIFVGQQGYVKLASLPEVTTVLSAQVGAAGLHGTVAAAKNGKVICLANKETLVLAGKLIKNLCLQSGAVILPVDSEHNAIFQALYTRNPKTVQNIILTASGGPFRNKKYEFLKNVTPEQAINHPNWKMGTKISVDSATMINKGLEIIEAHYLYGLPSEQIKIVVHPQSYVHSLVEFTDHSLMAHLGTADMRMPIAHCLAWPNYLNVGVEPFVLSKIGTLTFEEPDLDSFPCINLARDALVAGTSAQIILNAANEVAVDAFLKKQIGFMDIPILISKALEADSTPEPTTLESIEALDQQTRHTISQWIEVH; this is encoded by the coding sequence ATGTTTACCTATATAACATCTCTTCCTTCTCCTGAATGGGAAAAAAGTTTTCCAAGAACAATTTCCATTCTTGGTTCAACTGGTTCAATTGGGACAAATGCACTAGATGTTATAAAGTCACATAAAGAACTCTTTCATATTGTTGCATTAGGTGGAGGGAAAAACGTTCAACTACTTGCAAAACAAGCAATACAATGGAAACCCGACTATCTTGCTGTTCAAGACGAAACTTCAAAAGAAGCTCTTATTCCCTTACTACCAATCAACTATAAACCATCTATATTTGTTGGTCAGCAAGGGTATGTAAAACTTGCCTCTCTTCCTGAAGTTACAACGGTTCTTTCTGCTCAAGTTGGTGCCGCAGGACTTCATGGAACAGTTGCAGCAGCAAAAAACGGAAAAGTTATTTGTCTTGCTAATAAGGAAACATTAGTATTAGCAGGAAAACTAATCAAAAATCTATGCTTACAATCTGGAGCAGTCATCTTACCTGTTGACTCTGAACATAATGCTATCTTCCAAGCACTATACACAAGAAATCCTAAAACTGTACAAAACATTATTCTTACTGCATCTGGTGGACCATTTAGAAATAAAAAATATGAATTTTTAAAAAATGTAACACCAGAACAAGCTATTAATCATCCCAACTGGAAAATGGGTACAAAAATTAGCGTTGACTCTGCAACAATGATAAACAAAGGTCTAGAAATAATAGAAGCACACTATCTCTATGGATTACCATCAGAGCAAATTAAAATTGTAGTACACCCACAATCATACGTTCATTCATTAGTAGAATTTACAGATCACTCTCTTATGGCACACCTTGGTACTGCTGATATGCGTATGCCTATTGCTCACTGTCTTGCCTGGCCTAACTATCTTAATGTTGGAGTTGAACCATTTGTTCTTTCTAAAATTGGAACCTTGACATTTGAAGAGCCAGATTTAGATTCTTTTCCATGCATTAACCTTGCAAGAGATGCTCTTGTTGCAGGAACTAGTGCACAGATTATATTAAATGCTGCAAATGAAGTAGCTGTTGATGCATTCCTAAAAAAACAAATTGGATTTATGGATATACCTATTTTGATCTCTAAAGCATTAGAAGCTGACTCTACACCTGAACCAACGACACTTGAGTCAATAGAAGCACTGGATCAACAAACTCGTCATACTATAAGTCAATGGATAGAGGTTCATTAA